The Euphorbia lathyris chromosome 8, ddEupLath1.1, whole genome shotgun sequence genome has a window encoding:
- the LOC136201903 gene encoding calmodulin-binding protein 60 B-like: MQTRYMERTNSMARGKRALEGGEEQQPDRKRPALASVIVEALKVDSLQKLCSSLEPILRRVVSEEVERALAKLGPARLNGSSSPKRIEGPDGRNLQLRFRSRLSLPLFTGGKVEGEQGASIHVVLIDANSGVVVTSGPEASLKLDIVVLEGDFNNEDDEDWTQEEFESHVVKERDGKRPLLNGDLQVTLKEGVGTLGELTFTDNSSWIRSRKFRLGMKVTSGFGEGMRVREAKTEAFTVKDHRGELYKKHYPPALTDEVWRLEKIGKDGSFHKKLNGQGIFSVEDFLRLFVRDPQKLRNILGSGMSNKMWDALVDHAKTCVLGGKLYIYYPEDSRNVGVVFNNIYELNGLTSGEQYYPADSLSDEQKVYVDAMVKKAYENWNQVVEYDGKSLVNFKQNKKSNAFRNEPHVNQISYPNALAHPVQLPQLPSPVTGEQAPMHSGLQVGGYNDSMGAGFSSQAQLVNPNTRTQFDSTSFTSHEPLIGNSHQTNMRNGNSAGLALAPPQSSSSGFQGFGTSMQQMNNLNPFEDWTHNREKGVDEFFTEEEIRIRSHEMLENEDMQHLLRLFSMGGHASVNIPDDAFSFPPFMASPMPSYDEDRTRPGKAVVGWLKIKAAMRWGFFIRKKAAERRAQIVELDDEE, from the exons ATGCAGACGAGGTACATGGAGAGGACTAATAGTATGGCTAGAGGAAAGCGGGCTTTAGAAGGTGGAGAAGAGCAGCAACCTGACAGAAAACGTCCTGCTTTAGCTAG TGTCATTGTAGAAGCTCTTAAAGTGGACAGTCTGCAGAAGCTCTGTTCATCTTTGGAACCTATTCTTCGACGAGTT GTAAGTGAAGAAGTGGAACGCGCTTTGGCAAAGTTGGGCCCTGCTAGACTCAATGGAAG CTCTTCCCCAAAAAGAATTGAAGGGCCAGATGGAAGAAACTTGCAGTTACGCTTTAGGTCAAGGTTGTCTCTTCCTCTTTTCACAGGGGGAAAAGTAGAAGGGGAACAGGGTGCTTCCATCCATGTTGTGCTGATTGATGCCAACAGTGGTGTAGTTGTAACTTCCGGTCCTGAGGCATCTCTAAAACTTGATATTGTTGTGCTTGAGGGAGATTTCAACAATGAAGACGATGAGGACTGGACCCAGGAAGAATTTGAAAGTCATGTTGTAAAAGAGCGTGACGGGAAGAGACCATTGTTGAATGGCGACCTGCAAGTGACACTCAAGGAAGGGGTAGGAACACTGGGGGAGCTCACTTTCACAGATAACTCTAGTTGGATCAGGAGCAGGAAGTTTAGGCTTGGCATGAAAGTTACCTCTGGATTTGGTGAAGGTATGCGTGTGCGTGAGGCAAAAACAGAAGCTTTCACGGTTAAAGATCACAGAGGAGAAT TATACAAGAAACACTATCCACCTGCATTGACTGATGAAGTATGGAGATTGGAGAAAATTGGCAAGGATGGTTCCTTTCATAAAAAGTTAAATGGCCAGGGAATATTCTCAGTTGAGGATTTCTTGCGTCTTTTTGTCAGGGATCCTCAAAAATTACGAAAT ATTCTGGGATCTGGCATGTCAAACAAAATGTGGGATGCTCTTGTGGACCATGCAAAGACTTGTGTCCTTGGAGGGAAGCTTTATATCTATTATCCTGAAGATTCAAGAAATGTCGGTGTTGTTTTTAACAATATTTATGAGCTGAATGGCCTTACTTCTGGGGAACAGTATTATCCAGCTGATTCTCTTTCTGATGAGCAGAAG GTTTATGTGGACGCGATGGTTAAGAAAGCATATGAGAATTGGAATCAGGTTGTTGAATATGATGGCAAATCTCTTGTGAACTTCAAGCAAAATAAGAAATCAAATGCTTTCCGAAATGAACCTCACGTTAACCAAATAAGTTATCCTAATGCTTTAGCACATCCAGTGCAATTACCGCAACTACCCTCTCCGGTTACTGGCGAGCAGGCTCCCATGCATTCAGGCCTCCAAGTTGGCG GTTATAATGATAGTATGGGCGCGGGATTCTCTTCTCAGGCCCAGCTTGTGAATCCAAATACACGCACCCAGTTTGACAGCACATCGTTCACATCACACGAACCCTTGATAGGAAATTCTCACCAAACAAACATGAGAAATGGCAACAGTGCTGGCCTAGCCCTTGCTCCTCCGCAGTCATCTTCATCAGGGTTTCAAGGTTTTGGCACTTCCATGCAGCAAATGAACAATCTGAATCCTTTCGAAGACTGGACACACAATCGGGAGAAGGGAGTCGATGAATTCTTCACGGAGGAAGAGATTCGCATCCGAAGTCACGAGATGCTTGAGAACGAAGATATGCAACACTTACTCCGACTCTTCAGCATGGGAGGCCATGCCTCTGTAAATATACCTGATGATGCATTTTCTTTCCCACCGTTTATGGCATCTCCAATGCCAAGCTATGATGAGGATCGCACGCGTCCTGGTAAAGCTGTTGTAGGTTGGCTGAAGATAAAGGCCGCGATGAGATGGGGATTCTTTATTAGAAAGAAAGCAGCTGAAAGGCGAGCTCAAATTGTCGAGTTGGATGATGAAGAATAG
- the LOC136203207 gene encoding bifunctional dethiobiotin synthetase/7,8-diamino-pelargonic acid aminotransferase, mitochondrial gives MLPLLSPFLRHRCRRIRRLFCTAALPPLLRIPLTQPTYMIWASNTSLGKTLVSTGLASSFLLSPPPHSSTTTSRKFLYLKPVQTGFPSDSDSHFVFSKLSSLASRCNSPLSFLASNSVVKSSLPAANSLFSVGENFEANDQIFGMYNLNFREENSVLKDGAVLSELSCKTLYAWRDAVSPHLAAEREEGFIEDYMLVETLDHYLRNELAVQSKTEKMSVFCVIETAGGVASPGPSGTLQCDLYRPFRFPGVLVGDGRLGGISGTISAYESLKLRGYDVVAVVIEDHGLANETQLLSYLRNRVPVILLPPIPQDMSNDLVEWFADADEVFDSLKGIILSSFSERIQRLNEMPKKARDVFWWPFTQHSLVPEKTVTVIDSRCGENFAVYKAQDNFLTEHFDGCASWWTQGPDATLQIELARDMGYATGRFGHVMFPENVYEPSLECAELLLDGVGKGWASRVYFSDNGSTAIEIALKMAFRKYSLDSGMLLEYAKKNTTERCIELKVLALKGSYHGDTLGAMEAQAPSPYTGFLQQPWYSGRGHFLDPPTVFMCNSKWNLSLPEGMHFDNVNKDHTFSSCDEVFDKSRDRSGLYGIYISYISKQLSQCSGSQGNIHIGALIIEPVIQGAGGMLMIDPLFQRALVNECRSRNIPVIFDEVFTGFWRLGAESAAELLGSVPDIACYAKLMTGGVIPLAATLATAEVFDSFVGDSKLKALLHGHSYSAHAMGCTAAAKSIKWFKDPGTNPNIIAERKLLKELWNVDLIRQISSHPCVQRVVALGTLFALELRAEGSDSGYASLYAWSLIQNLREDGVYMRPLGNVIYLMCGPCTAPEVCRRLLITLHARLEEFNQVREQQASC, from the exons ATGCTTCCGCTTCTCTCTCCCTTCCTCCGCCATCGATGCCGCCGCATTCGCAGACTCTTTTGCACTGCCGCTTTGCCGCCACTCCTTCGCATTCCACTCACTCAACCTACTTACATGATTTGGGCCTCCAACACTTCACTTGGTAAAACTCTCGTCTCCACTGGCCTCGCCTCTTCCTTCCTCCTCTCTCCGCCGCCCCATTCCTCTACTACTACAAGCCGTAAATTCCTTTACCTCAAGCCTGTTCAAACCGGTTTCCCCTCAGACTCTGATTCTCATTTTGTGTTTTCTAAACTTTCCTCTCTTGCTTCCCGCTGCAATTCTCCTTTGTCTTTTCTCGCTTCTAATTCCGTCGTCAAATCTTCTCTTCCTGCCGCCAATTCACTTTTTAGTGTTGGCGAAAATTTCGAGGCCAATGACCAAATTTTTGGAATGTACAACTTGAATTTCCGTGAGGAGAACTCAGTTTTAAAGGATGGAGCTGTGTTGTCCGAGTTAAGCTGCAAGACGTTATATGCATGGAGGGATGCTGTTTCGCCGCATTTGGCTGCGGAGAGGGAGGAAGGATTTATCGAGGATTATATGTTGGTTGAGACGTTGGACCATTATTTGAGAAATGAGTTGGCAGTTCAAAGTAAAACCGAGAAAATGAGTGTTTTTTGTGTGATTGAGACTGCTGGAGGGGTTGCCAGCCCAGGTCCGTCAGGAACCTTACAATGCGATTTGTACCG GCCTTTCCGCTTCCCTGGTGTTCTTGTGGGAGATGGGCGGCTAGGTGGTATTTCTGGAACTATTTCTGCTTATGAAAGTTTGAAATTGCGAGGTTATGATGTTGTTGCTGTTGTTATTGAGGATCATGGCCTTGCTAATGAGACACAATTACTATCCTATTTGAGAAATag GGTGCCTGTGATTTTGTTGCCGCCTATTCCTCAAGATATGTCAAATGACCTGGTGGAATGGTTTGCTGATGCTGATGAAGTATTTGATTCCTTGAAGGGGATAATACTATCATCTTTTTCAGAAAGAATACAGCGATTAAATGAAATGCCAAAAAAAGCAAGAGATGTTTTCTGGTGGCCGTTTACTCAGCACAGCCTTGTACCAGAAAAAACTGTCACTGTTATTGATTCAAGGTGTGGGGAGAACTTTGCAGTTTACAAG GCCCAAGATAACTTTTTAACTGAACATTTTGATGGATGTGCTAGTTGGTGGACTCAAGGACCTGATGCTACTTTACAG ATAGAGCTTGCAAGAGATATGGGGTATGCTACAGGAAGATTTGGTCATGTAATGTTTCCTGAGAACGTTTATGAACCATCCTTAGAATGTGCAGAGCTATTGCTTGATGGTGTGGGCAAAG GCTGGGCATCTAGGGTGTACTTTTCAGATAATGGTTCAACGGCAATTGAAATTGCCCTCAAAATGGCATTTCGTAAATATTCTTTAGATAGTGGAATGCTTCTAGAATATGCCAAGAAGAATACAACTGAAAGATGCATTGAGCTAAAG GTTTTAGCTCTTAAAGGATCTTATCATGGTGATACTTTGGGAGCAATGGAAGCACAAGCTCCATCACCTTATACAGGCTTTCTCCAGCAACCATG GTATAGTGGAAGAGGTCACTTTCTGGATCCTCCTACAGTCTTCATGTGTAATAGCAAATGGAATCTGTCCTTACCTGAAGGAATGCATTTTGACAATGTGAATAAAGACCATA CCTTTAGCTCTTGCGATGAAGTTTTTGACAAGAGCAGGGACAGATCAGGTCTTTATGGAATTTATATATCGTATATATCAAAGCAACTGTCACAATGTTCAGGATCTCAAGGAAATATCCATATTGGAGCATTGATTATAGAACCAG TCATACAAGGTGCAGGAGGAATGCTAATGATTGATCCGCTTTTCCAACGTGCCCTTGTGAATGAGTGCCGAAGTAGAAATATCCCAGTTATATTTGATGAAGTTTTTACTGGTTTCTGGCGTCTAGGTGCAGAG AGTGCAGCAGAACTACTTGGTAGTGTACCAGATATAGCCTGTTATGCAAAGCTGATGACTGGGGGGGTCATACCCTTGGCTGCCACTTTGGCTACTGCTGAAGTTTTTGATTCATTTGTTGGAGATTCAAAG CTCAAGGCCCTCTTGCATGGGCACTCATATTCTGCTCATGCAATGGGGTGCACAGCAGCTGCTAAGTCCATTAAATGGTTCAAGGATCCTGGGACGAATCCTAATATTATTGCTGAAAGAAAGTTGCTTAAAGAG TTATGGAATGTGGATTTGATCCGTCAGATCTCATCACATCCTTGTGTTCAAAGAGTGGTTGCACTGGGCACCCTATTTGCTTTAGAACTACGAGCTGAAGGCAGCGACTCTGG TTATGCATCGCTATATGCCTGGTCTCTTATTCAGAATCTCCGGGAAGATGGGGTTTACATGAGACCTTTGGGTAATGTAATCTATCTTATGTGTGGACCCTGCACGGCTCCTGAAGTCTGTCGGCGACTACTAATCACACTTCATGCAAGACTTGAGGAGTTTAACCAAGTTAGAGAGCAGCAGGCATCTTGTTAA